One Lysinibacillus sp. OF-1 DNA segment encodes these proteins:
- a CDS encoding GNAT family N-acetyltransferase produces MTVKLEECSLANLKKLQEISIETFNDTFKDQNSPDNMKAYLERAFHDHQLEQELTNVDSAFYFIYDDEEVAGYLKVNVNEAQSEQMGDESLEVERIYIRHKFQGKGLGKYLINKAMEVAIAHNKISIWLGVWEKNDHAIGFYKKLGFVQTGAHSFYMGDEEQMDLIMTKTLE; encoded by the coding sequence ATGACCGTTAAATTAGAGGAATGTAGTCTAGCAAACTTAAAAAAGCTTCAAGAAATAAGCATCGAAACATTCAATGACACGTTTAAAGACCAAAACTCGCCTGATAATATGAAAGCTTATTTAGAGCGTGCATTTCATGATCATCAGCTAGAGCAGGAATTGACCAATGTCGATTCAGCCTTCTATTTTATCTATGATGATGAAGAAGTAGCTGGCTATTTAAAAGTAAATGTCAATGAGGCACAATCTGAACAAATGGGGGATGAGTCACTCGAGGTGGAGAGAATTTATATTCGACATAAATTTCAAGGCAAAGGGCTCGGTAAATACCTCATCAATAAAGCAATGGAAGTAGCTATTGCACACAACAAAATAAGCATTTGGCTAGGCGTTTGGGAGAAAAATGACCATGCTATCGGTTTTTATAAGAAACTTGGCTTTGTTCAAACAGGTGCTCATTCTTTTTATATGGGGGATGAAGAACAAATGGATCTCATCATGACCAAAACGCTCGAATAA
- a CDS encoding FMN-binding negative transcriptional regulator, with protein sequence MYVPKYYKITDFEEIKDFIQNNAFATIVSIRKGKPIAAHIPVLLNKIQDDYYLTGHLAYGNPLWKTFEDVNDLLVIFNGPHAYISSSWYEHENVPTWNYQAVHIYGKASLMNGKELEQDLTSLLEKYEKFRENSVLWDKLSPELLQQEIKGIKGFKIKIDEVQAAYKLSQNRNANDYANIISELYKEQQPQADALADAMKKNRND encoded by the coding sequence ATGTATGTTCCAAAGTACTACAAAATAACAGATTTTGAAGAAATCAAAGATTTTATTCAAAACAATGCCTTTGCGACAATTGTTTCAATTAGAAAAGGTAAACCAATAGCAGCCCATATCCCTGTACTGCTGAATAAAATTCAGGATGACTATTACCTGACAGGTCATTTAGCTTATGGAAATCCTTTATGGAAGACCTTTGAGGACGTGAATGACCTTCTCGTCATATTTAATGGGCCTCATGCCTATATTTCTTCCTCTTGGTATGAGCATGAAAATGTGCCAACTTGGAATTATCAAGCTGTCCATATATACGGAAAAGCAAGCCTTATGAACGGAAAAGAGTTAGAGCAAGATTTGACTAGCTTACTAGAAAAATATGAGAAATTCCGTGAAAACTCTGTTTTGTGGGATAAACTATCGCCTGAGCTTTTACAGCAAGAAATAAAAGGGATTAAAGGATTTAAAATAAAGATAGACGAAGTGCAGGCTGCCTATAAATTAAGCCAAAATCGTAATGCTAATGATTATGCCAATATTATTAGCGAGCTTTATAAAGAACAACAACCTCAAGCTGATGCATTGGCAGATGCCATGAAGAAAAATAGAAATGACTAA